The window TTTAAGGGGCGGTAGCGGATTTCCACCGGATAAGTGCGGCCGGATACTTCCAATACCGGCGCGCCTTGAGGTTTTTCAGACAGGCTTTCAGACGGCCCTGTTGCTTGATTAAGGCCGTCTGAAAGGCCGTCTGAAACCACAGCTGCTTGTGCAAAATGGCGGCTGAAGCGTTCGGCATCAATGGTGGCTGATGTGATGATGACTTTCAAATCGGGGCGGCGCGGCAGCAATTGCTTCAAATAGCCGAGCAGGAAATCAATATTTAGGCTGCGCTCGTGCGCTTCATCAATAATAATTGTGTCGTAAGCGGTGAGAAAACGGTCGGTTTGCGTTTCGGCCAGCAAAATGCCGTCGGTCATCAATTTGATATAGGCATCGCGCGAAGTATTGTCGTTGAAGCGCACTTTGTAGCCCACCGCGCTGCCGATGTCGCTGCCTAATTCTTCCGCTATCCGCTCTGCCACCGAGCGCGCGGCCAGGCGGCGCGGCTGCGTGTGGCCGATCAGGCCGGCGGCACCGCGCCCCAGCTCCAAGCAGATTTTGGGCAACTGTGTGGTTTTGCCCGAGCCGGTTTCGCCGCAGATAATCACCACTTGGTTGTCGGCAATCGCCTGTTTGATGTCTTCACGCCGCTCGTGCACCGGCAAGGTGTTGTCATAGTGCGGCTGCGGCAGCTTTTCCAAGCGCTTCAGATAGGCCGCGTGCGATTTTTGATATTTTTGCTGCACGGCTTCGATGCCGCCGAAACGTTGCGGATTTTTAAAAGCAGATTGGAGAAAATGGCGGTCGCGCGCAAGGGTTTGGCGGAAATCGGGTTGGAGCATGGCGGCTGGATAATCTGTTTGGATGCGAAAACTGCATTATATAGCCGTTCAGCTGAATAATCCTACTTCGTTATCTCGCCTTGCCAGACTGCTTATGCTGTTTTCGACCCACTGCCCTTTATGATGACTAAGTTGAACAGCTAGCGCAAAACTTGCCTCGGTTAGCACTTGGCCGCAAAGGCAGTCGTGTTTTCGGTAATCGGAAATGCATCATTTGATAATCTTTATTATTAATATCATCGACATATTAACAATCTTTATAAATCAATAGATTACCGCTGGTCTGTCTGGCAGACCGAATAAGCGGCTGTCTTAAAAAGTTCATACAGGCGCTGTATTATGCCAATGGTGTTGTGCGGCTTGCAGTACCGGCGTTTCTTTTTTCAGATTTTTTATCCGGAGGTTGAATATGTCTTATCATTTGTGGAGCGGTATCAATGTGCCTTTTTGGGGCGCATGGGGTGGCAGCAAAGGGTATAATGTGTGTGTTACCCGCAGCAAAAACGCCGAATGCGGCGTGGATGCAGTCGGCACCAATGACCGCGACAGCATCACCGGCACATGGTTTAACGACAAACTGTTTGGCGGCGACGGCAACGATACCCTCAAAGGCTTGGCAGGCCATGATTATCTGGACGGCGGCAAAGGTGCAGATATTATGATTGGCGGCATCGGCAACGATGTTTATGTGGTGGATGACGAATGTGATGTGGTGAGCGAATGCTTGTGGCAGGGCAACGACACCGTGATTTCCTATATCGACTACACGCTGGGCAACCACGTGGAAAATCTGGTGGCCGCCGGCGACGGCGCGCTGACGCTCAGCGGCAACAAGCTCGATAATGTCATCAGCGGCAATGCTGCCGACAATACCATTAACGGCGGTGGCGGCAACGACAAGCTCTATGGCGGCGACGGCTGCGACACCTTAGACGGCGGCGAGGGCTGTGATGTATTGTATGGCGAAGCCGGCGACGACAAACTCAGCAGCGGCGCCGGTGCCGACAAGCTTTATGGCGGCGAAGGCAACGATTGGCTCGACGGCGGCAGCGGCAACGATGTGCTGTATGGCGGTGCGGGCGACGATATTCTGATCGGCGGCGGCGGGCGCGACACTTTGTATGGCGAAGAGGGCAACGACAATCTTTACGGCAGTAACGATGCCGACTGCCTTGACGGCGGCAACGGCTGTGATGTGCTTGACGGCGGCTACGGCAACGACCGGCTCAACGGCGGCGCCGGCGGCGACACTTATATTTTCGGCAAAGGCTACGGGCATGACACGGTTGTGGATTGCGGCGACCCTTGTGATGCCGATAATATCGAATTCAAGAGCGACATCAGCCTTTCTGACTTGTGCTTTACCGCTTATTGCGGCAATTTGATTATCGATGCCGGCAAGGGCGACAGCATCACCGTGAAAAACTGGTTTGGCGGCGAGCAAAACCAGATTGAAGCGCTGTGTTTTAATGACGGCACTTCATTAAATAACAGCCAAATCAACGCGGCTTTCGAACAATGCGGCTACGGCGCATCGTTTAGCGGTGCATCACTGGCCGCGATGGTGCAGGAGCAGGCCGCACAGGCGCCCGCACCTATCTGATTTTTTGGAATGTGAACGAACAATCAACGGGCGCTGCGGTGCCCGTTTTATGTTTGCTGCTGAAAATTTTGCGAATGGTGTTGACACAGTTTCGGATTGTTGTTATAGTTTCATTCTTCTGACGCGGGGTGGAGCAGCATGGTAGCTCGTCGGGCTCATAACCCGAAGGTCGTAGGTTCGAATCCTGCCCCCGCAACCAAACAACATAATTAAGCCCTTGATGTTCAAGGGCTTTTTCTTTGGCCTTCTAAAAAAGGTACCTTTTTTGGTACCTTTTGGGCGTGACTGTAAAAGATTTTAAATGCGCTGCGGTGCTTCTTTCTGTACTTTTACCTGTGTAAAAACACCCCTCCACAATAGAAGTGTAGGGGTTGTGTTTTTAGCGGTGTACTTCCTGATACAACAATTTTACTTAGCTTGCTGACGTATACACTTTTTTGCGTGATTGCGTGCCTAGCTCCGCCTGAGGTCTCTCACAAAAAATTTCGGATTTTTAAAAAAAAAATCTTACTTTCATAGTTGAGGAGGCTAGGTATATGCCCTAACCCCCTCAATCATTTACAAGGTTTCATCAAAACAACCATCTGCCGTTGTCGTGGCTCGCCTGAGTATCCGCCCTTGTACTCTGGAATCATTCCGCCCCAGCTCGCTATCTTTTGTCACGGTGTGTTTAACTCTGTACGCCCATGCGGCGGATTGTTTCATCTGATGCATCAGCTTGCTGTGTAAGTTGCCCAGTTTGGTAAACTCTGTCACACCATGCGGGGTAGGGCGCTTGTTTATTTTGTGGGCGTGACTAAGGATTAATTCATAAACAACTGCGGATAATGCCGCAGCTTGCTCCAGTCCAACCCCCGCAGCATCTCCAGCCTCCACCTGTTCTATAGTCCTTTGCGCCCGCGCTACAATCTCGCACATATCTGTTGCCATCAGTTCCTCTATAACGTTCGCCACTTCCCCTGCCTGTAGCGCTCCTATGCCCCCATCCGCGTTAACACGAATCACATCCTGTAACTTTTTGCCCATTTATTGGCCTCCTACTTTTTTACACGTCTAGCGAGTGCTTAAAAATTAAGCAATGCACATAGCATATTGAATATAATGAACTATTTATCAACTAGCGAGTAGCGAGTGCTATTACTGCCACTCAGCCCTATGTAAACACCCCCGTCCCCACCACCATACTACTAACACAATGAAGGTTCATTTTTTTCCTATATCACTCGCTAGCCCCTCGCAAAGCCTTGCTACATAAGGCTTTCAGCCTAGCGAGTGGTATAGAAACCACTCGCTAAAACCACGCGCTAGGCGGCTGCACAACCTAAACCCCCAACGATTGCGCCACGCTCTCGCGCTTCCTCCTCTGAGAGTGGTCTAAGCCAAACGAGCTTAGAACCTCTAAGGCCGCTTGGCCTGTCTGCCATAATTGTTTGCTTACGAAACCCCAGATACTCGAGCGCCTTGCCGATATCCCCCCTCACTGTAGCGGCGTTCAATCGCTCCCGACCTTTGGCATCCAACCCCAGCATGTGCCCCTCATATGCAGGTTTGCTCAGCATCGCTTTGCTCAGTTCGTCTGTGGAATCAGGTACTCCGCATCAAATCTATCGATTCCGTCCCATACCTCCGTTGCTGTCGTCATCCGCTCTTTGAGGGGGTTAAACATCCTATCTCGTGCGACCAACTCAACCCCCTGCCGCACCACCCCCTGTGTCAGTGGTCTGATGCCCGACCGCTCCAGCATCCGCTGCACTGTCGAGAGATGGATATTTTCAATCACACCTAAGGGAAAGCGTTCGGCGGGGACTCCTTCAGGCTGGCTTAAAGCCACCGTCAATAACCGCAGCTCGTCCGTCCCAAATACACCAGCCAAGCGCGCATCATGTTCCAAAGCCGTTACTACATTCGCCAAACATGGCTCTGGAACCAGCACCGCATTTCCGCCGCGTCCGACTTTTCGCACAAGCAGCTTATCCGCGTAATCTGCCGTCCCTGCCGCCACTGCCCCAGCCAGTGTTGCCTTCCCGCCCTTACGGTTCTGATATGTCTGGCCGTTTGCTTGTCGTTGCCTGATAGCCATATCAATCGTGCGATTTACGTAGTCATCCCGCTGCCACTTGCTGCGTTTTGTGCTGTCAGGGTGTTGAAGCCTTTTGGTTAACCCGCAGGCACTCGCAACATCTAAAATCGTGTCGAAGTCCCGTGTAAAATACGAAATTTGAAAGCAAAGTTTTCCATCTGCCGCGCTCCAATCGCCAGCGCAAAATTGCTCGACTGCCTCAATGTCTCCATCCATCAGACGAATCAGGCCGCCTTGTACCGTTTTTCCTTCGGGGTCTTTCAGGCTGTTGTTCTGTCGCATCAATCGCATAATTTCGTCTGCGTCCGTCAGTCCGATATCCTCATCCCCCCGACTGATGACCTCTGTTGTTCGTCCTGCAACCTCTGTCATCCTTCCTTCGCCAAACAACCCCAGCTCTGCCAGCAGGGCTTCAAACGCTTGTTTGTTTTTCGGCTTGCCGTTTAGCGTCTCCCAATTTGCGCCATCGGGGTAAACTGCCCCCGTAACGCCCATCCAAGCCGTCCGAGTGTCCCGAAAATCCACATCGACCCCAAACCCACGAAAGTGGCACTTAAGTCGTCCGTTCCCGCGCCCCGCAGCTATCCTCTCTCCTGTGTCAGTATCGACTTTCGCCCAAACATGCCACCCTTTGCCGCTGCGGCTCCGCTCAATAAAACAGCCTTCACAAGCCGCTGCGACATCAGGCCACATCTTCGCGCCTAGAGCACCCGGCTTATCATCAAAATCGAGCACCAGAATATCAGCCGGCAAAGTCCAAGCTGCAACCAATAAATGCTGGTGTCGTGTGTTATCCAACAGCTCAGACGCTTTTTTAATATCATAAATCTGTGATATATAGGTTTCACGCTTAGCCTCCGTTCGAATGGATATTGTTTGCCCATTTGCTGAAAGCGGCCGCATTGCGCCTTTACTTTGCCCGCCTTGTGCAAATGCAAACAGCGCGCCATCCGCACAACCTAGCTTGTGGAACATCGTCCGCACACGTTCGATACTGCCGTCTTGACGAACATTGAACGCATCACGGTGTAAATCCTGTTGCCTCATTTTGGGAAACCCCTTATGCTGGAATCCCCCGCTGCAACGGGGGACTTGAGTGATAAAAATTCTTTATTTAAGGCAACCGCTTGTTAGCGGTTGTTTTCTTTTGATTTGAGGGCTTGCACACTTGCGACCAATCTCCGCGCATGCGCCTCAATCTGTGCCTGCAAATCTTCCACATCCTTGCGGCTCCCCTTCGTGTGATTTGCAATTCCGTGTTCGTTGCTGACTGCTGCGACTGCCGCAAAGATTACACATCGCACCGTATCAAACGGCTCTCGAATCGTTGCAATGCCCTCCAGCATTGGCGAAAATTTATACTGTCGGTCTAGATTCTCGATATCCCCTACGTTCGTATAATCCCGCCGTTTCATTGCTGTTCCTCCAAAATTCGGTTTAAGGTTGACGCACGATAGCCCGTTAAGCGGCCAACCCCGCCCACGCGCTCCAGCGGGGGCAATGCTCCGCATCTAATCCGCCGCTGTAGCGTGCTATCACTCACACCAAGCAGTTCACGAACTCGCCTACGTGAGTTAAACGGCATAATTGTGTTTGGGATTTGCTCTGACATTTGCTGATTCCTTCTGATTTGTACTGAAAACATTGTCAGATTAATATATTTTCCGCTTTCGATAAATAAAATTAATCGAAAAGATTTTTCAAAAAAATCTTTCCGACTAATCTGCTTGACAAGGCGCTACCAAACTTCCTTCTTACATGCTTTTGTGCTGTTTGAACCCGTCAATGATTGCCTGATGGTACGCCCGCCGGCATTCCACACCGTGCAGATTAAACCAAGCGTGCCTTTTCAAGTCCTCTCCGTGTTCGCCATTCAGCCGTTCCGCCTGCTCCAACATATCCCTATAAATTGCCTCCTCGTTCGCCAAGTTCCCCAGCTCCCAGCTGCTTCGAACCTCCTCGAACATTATCCCCACCCCGCTTGCCCAATTAACCCCCCAGCCGAGCATTTTAGCGTGTAACTCTTCTCCGACGAGGCTCTTCAAACTAACGTCGTTTCGGAGATTTTCCCATCCAGTCAGATACTCTCGACCCTTGTAGACTTTCTCGTGAGGTAGCGACAAGGTTAGCACGGTCAGTTCTCGAATCGTTTCATATATATTCTTTATCCGCCGAGCCTTGGCGGCCTCGCTGAGTTTCCGCTCCCTTTTTGTGTCAGGTGTTCCTGCGGCGAGTTTTACGGCATCTCTTATCGGTGTCGCACTGCCTCCGTTCAAATGCTCTGCCAGCAAGTATCCGAGCACAACTTCCTGGTCATTCTCTGAGAACATCATTTCAGCCGCCGCTCTCTCTAAGCCGTTGACCGCCCCATTGTCTTTTATCGCTTGCAGCGCTTCATCAAACGTTGTCATCTTCCACCTCCGAAAACAAAAAATCTTCCCAGTCTTGAACCAATCTCCGCCGTATGTCCAGTTGGTCACTCCTTTCATAAGATGCTCGAACCTTATTTTTAACGACGTGCTGCAATTGCCGCTCTGCGGCGTTATCGCTAAAACCGTTGTCAATGCACCAATCAAGAAAACTTGCCCGCCAGCCATGCACCACTGCGAAGCGTTAAGCCGGTGTGGTAAAACCGATGTGATTCGGTTATGTTGGCGAATAGAGATAATATCCCGTATCCGAAAAGTATCCGAAAAAATGCCGTCTGAAAACAATTCAGACGGCATTTCGATATCGGTTGTTTCTGTTCAGACGGCCTTACCAATAGCCCAAAACCTTCCACCAAATACCGCCGATAAAGATAAAAATCAGCAGGTTGACTATGCTCATGATAAAGCCCGCTTTCCACCATTCGCCCAGCGTGGTATAGCCGGAGCCGAAAATCACGGGGGAGGTGCCGGTGGCGTAGTGGGTGAGTGTCATCATGATGCTGGAGGCGGCGGCCATCATCAGTGCAAACAGCATCGGCGGTGCGCCCAGTGAAATCCCCGCTGCATAAAACGCGCCGAACATGGCGGTGATGTGGGCGGTGGTGCTGGCAAACATATAGTGTGCATACATATAGGCCAGCAGCAGCAATGCCGAAGCGCCCATCCAGCCTAAGCCCAAATGTGCCACGCCGTTTTCCAATACGCCGGAAAACCATGTAATCAAGCCCAATTTATTCAAAAATGAAGCCATCATTACCAACGCGGCAAACCAGGTAATGGTGTCCCACGCGCTTTTTTCTTTCAGAATGTCTTCCCAAGTCAGCACGCCGGTAAGCAGCAGCAGCGAGAGGCCGATAAAGGCGGTGGTGGTGGCGTCTACTTTCCAGGCATCGCCCAGCAGCATGGCCGGAATGCCTGCCCACAGCAGCAGCAGTAAGGCGAAGATGGCCATCATAATCCATTCGCCCCGGGTCATCGGGCCTTGTTCGGCCAGCCGCTCTTTGGCAAAGGCCACGGCATTGGGGGTGGATTTGATTTCAGGCGGATACAGGAAATACAGCACCAGCGGCATCACAATCATCGCCACCAAGCCCGGCAACAGCATTGCTACCGCCCAAGTGCCCCAGCTTAAATGAATATCGCTGTTGGTGGCTTTGGCTACAATGTCGACCACCAGCGGGTTGGGCGCGGTGGCGGTGATAAACATCGCCGAGGTAATCGGATTGCCGTGGTAGTTGACCAGTGCCAAATATTTGCCCATGCGGTTTTGCGTGCCTTTTTCCGGGTCGGAATCGTAGCTGGTGGCAATCGCTTTCATCACCGGGTGGATGATGCCGCCGCCGCGGGCGGTATTGCTTGGCGTGACCGGTGCCAGCATCAGCTCGGAAATGGCCAGGCTGTAGCCGATGCCGAGCGTTTTTTTGCCCCACACCGCAATAAACCAATAGCCGAAACGCGCACCCAAGCCGGTTTTCAACAGGCCGCGCGAAATCATGATGGCCACACCGATCAGCCAGATCAGCGGGCTGGAAAAGCTTGAAAGTGCATCACGCATGGCGCCGGCGGGGGTGTCGTTGGTTACGCCGGTCAGCGCCACCAGCATGATGGCAATGATGGAAAGGGCGCCGATGGGCATGGCCTTGCCGATAATCGCCGCGATCACGCCGACAAACATCGCCAGCAAATGCCATGCCTGCGGGGTAACCCCGTCGGGTATGGGGATGATAAACCAGATAATCAGTGCCAGCACCACGGCAATCGCCGTCGGCACCGGCTTGAAGCCTATTTTGCTTTCCATGTCCAACTCCTTGATTGGTTTGTGTATGATAGGTTTAATACTGAAATTATCAAAAGAAACTGGCTATAATTTAGCACTTTTTAACAGCCGCGGGTATGACTTAAAGCAACAAACAGGCCGTCTGAAACATGCATTCAGACGGCCTTGATCAGCTTGAGGGCGTTCATGATGCCCTATCTGTCGCCGGCTTGTTACACCGCAGCGGCTTCAAAACGCCGTGCGGCCTCATCCCAGTTTACCACCTGCCAAAATGCCTTGATGTAGTCGGGGCGGCGGTTTTGATATTGCAGATAATAAGCATGTTCCCACACATCCAGCCCGATGATGGGATAACCTTTGCAGCCGGCCACCGCTTCGCCCATCAACGGCGTATCCTGATTGGCAGTGGATACCACCCGCAAGCGCCCTTCATCCCACACCAGCCATGCCCAGCCTGAGCCGAAGCGCGAAGCCGCAGCCTGCTCGAAGGCCGTCTGAAACGCTTCTACTGAGCCGAAATCGCGTTCGATTGCCTCTTTCAGACGGCCTTGTAAGTGCGTGCCCGTTTTCAGGTTTTTCCAGAAAAACGAATGGTTGGCATGGCCGCCCGCATTGTTGCGCAACACCGTTTGCCTGTCTTGCGGCAGTTCATTTAAGCGCGCCACCAATTCTTCGGCAGACAAGGCGGCAAATTCAGGCAGCGACTCGAGCGCGGCATTGGCATTGTTAACATAAGCCTGATGGTGCTTGCTGTGGTGGATATTCATGGTCATCTCGTCGAAATGCGGCTCCAACGCATCATAAGCATAGCCAAGCTCGGGCAGGGTATAAGCCATCTGATTCTCCTTGTGTGTGATTTTATGAAAAAGATATAAACGATAATAGTTTTTATTATTTGATATGGCAAGCAGAAAAAGCCCTGATATTGATAAGGGTTTTCAGACGGCCACATGGGCTGTCTGTGAAAATGCCGTCTGAAAGCCATTCAGACGGCATTTTGCATTATATTTGGCAGAGATTAACCAAAAATCACTTTATAGCCCATTGTGAACATAATCAGCAATACTGTTGCAACCAACACCTTTTTAATAATGGCACCATCAGTATGGATGGCATGCAGGCTGCCGAAATGATTGCCGGCCAAATTGGCGATAATCATCGGAATGCCAATTAAAAAAGCCATTTTACCTGCAATTAAAAAAGCCACAAATGCACCGATATTGGAAGCGAAATTAAAAATTTTAGAGGTAGCAGAAGCTTGCAGCAGCGTTAAGCGGTTAATTAAATGCAACGCGATGATAAAAATACTGCCTGTGCCCGGTCCGAAAAAACCATCATAAAAACCCACTACCAAACATGTGATAAAAACAGCCAAAGCAGATTCTTTAATTTCATTATCTTGATGACCCCGGATGAGTTTGCCTTTAAACAGTGTTGCTAGCAAACCGATAGGGAGAAATCCTAAAATAATATAGTTGATGATATGTGTCGGCAGCATCAAAATCACTTTGGCACCGATAAATGCGCCAACAATGGCGGAAATAATGCCTATGGGTATTATTTTCCAAATGATAGCGTTGTTTTTCATAAAGTTTTTAATTGCAGCAATCGTGCCGATAGTACTGACCAGCTTTTCTTGTGCCAATGCCACTTGGGGTGGCAACCCCACCATCAGAAAGGCCGGGATCAAAATCAGCCCGGCACCCCCGGCAATCGCATCAATATAGCCTGCTACAAGCGATGCAATAATCAGCAAACCCAAGCCGATATAAAAATATTCAGCAATAATACTGCCATCAACGAATAATGCTTCCATGATATTAGATTCCTTTTGATGTGTGGATTAAATGGTTTTTAGAGGGTGATTGCATACCGGGGAAAGCAAATATTGTTGCTGTGGCCGTTCATACAATCCAAATACCCGCAGTAACCATCTGTCTTGCCCATCAAATTTAGGCCGAAAGCCATTTCTTGTATGTAATGTTGTCTGATTATTAAATGTTACGGCCTGCCCGGGTTTTAAATACAAATCTTTCCATTTATCTTTGTTTAATGCTTGTTTTCTGAAGTGCATCAATGCGGCTTCATGGCGGGGGCTGAAAGATGAAACATGATGATAATCAAATCGTGAATGATAAGAACCGTTTGATTGGCGTACTAAAAGTGGAAGCCTGTTTAAAGATTGGCTCTCTTGAAAAGAGGCCGGTCTCGTAATGGTATAGTATGGTTCTTGCAATAACTGCAAATCTTCTGCTGTTAAATCGGATAACACATCATCCAGCAGTAAAATGCTGGTGGCAACTTTGTCATGCTGGCGTAAGCATAATAATGTTAATGTATCTGGCACTGGTGTAGATAGAAATAGGGGGGTAGCTATTTTCCCCACGTAATTTTAAATCGGGATTGTCTACATGTGGATAAAATGTTTTGCTTGATCCGTATGAGCTAATTTCATTTTCGAGCCCTTTTTTGGGTACAACATGTCTGATAAGGCGCCCTTCATTTTCTCCTTGATACACAACAGGGTATAAGCCTAATGCTGTAATATAAGCCAGTAGATTAATTGATGCAGTAGGTATCAGCTCCGTAGGTAAAAAGCCTATGTCTACAAGGGTTTTCGGTAAAGCTGAGTCAATTTCAATATCTGAAACCACAAAAGCGTTGTTTTTCAGAGTTAAGGCATCTGTTTGATATCTGTCGCCATACCTATGCAGGTTGGCATGCTCTTGCGCTGCTTGATATAAAATATTATTTTCCATGAAATCCTGTCATTTCCAAATATCAAAAAGGAAAATATTTATATAATATCGTTAAAGTTAAATCAAGTTAGGTTTAATTAAAAATAATTAAATAACCTATAAATGTTATTATCTCTTTGGCATGTTCGGAAATATGCTGATTTTTTATAAATTATTGGCATAATAATTCGTCATGTATGGGTAAATGTAGGGCTTCTCAATTTTTGAAAGTATTTCAGGCGGTGCCTGATGTGAATAACGCAGTATGTCAAAAAACGCTACAATAGCGCCCATGAATACATCACTCTTACAAGGCCTCAACCCCGAACAACTTGCCGCCGTAACTTGGCCGCCGCAATCTGCGCTGGTGCTGGCCGGTGCGGGCAGCGGCAAAACCCGTGTGCTCACCACCCGCATCGCCTGGCTGCTGCAAAGCGGCCAAGCCGGCGTGCACAGCATCATGGCGGTTACCTTTACCAACAAGGCCGCCAAAGAAATGCAAACGCGGCTTGCGGCGATGATACCGGTGAATGTGCGCAGCATGTGGTTGGGCACGTTTCACGGCCTCTGCCACCGCTTTTTGCGCATGCATCATCAAGATGCCGGCCTGCCGTCTGCCTTTCAGATTCTCGACAGCGGCGATCAGCTCGCGCTGATCAAGCGTATGCTCAAAGCGCTCAATATCGCCGAGGAAATCATCGCGCCGCGCAGCCTGCAAGGCTTTATCAACGCCCAAAAAGAAAGCGGCTTGCGCGCCGAAGCCCTGCATGCCCCCGACCCGCATACCACCAAAATGGTCGAATGCTATGCTGAATACGACAAAATCTGCCAGCGCGAAGGCGTGGTGGATTTTGCCGAACTGATGTTGCGCAGCTATGAATTGCTGCAACGCAACGAAATTTTGCGCCGTCATTATCAAAACCGCTTCAACCACATTCTGGTGGACGAATTTCAAGACACCAACAAGCTGCAATATGCTTGGCTGAAGCTGATGGCCGGCGACAATGCCGCGGTGTTTGCCGTCGGCGACGACGACCAATCGATTTACCGCTTCCGCGGCGCACACGTGGGCAATATGAGCGCCTTGATGCATGAATTCGACATCGAAGCCCCGATTAAGTTGGAGCAGAATTACCGCTCGGTCGGCAATATCCTGATGGCCGCCAACGCCGTCATCGAGCACAACGCCGAGCGCTTGGGCAAAAATCTGCGCACCGATGCGGCAGACGGCGACAAAATCCGCTTTATCGCCGCCCCCACCGATTTTGAAGAAGCGCAGTTTGTGATAGACGAAGCCAAATCGCTGCAACGCGAAGGCCGCACCTTCAGCCAGATGGCCGTGCTTTACCGCAGCAATGCCCAGTCGCGCGTGCTCGAACAAGCCCTATTCCGCGCCGGCGTGCCCTATAAAATCTATGGCGGTCTGCGCTTTTACGAGCGCCAGGAAATCAAACACGCGCTCGCCTATCTGCGCCTGGCCGTCAACCCCGACGACGACAATGCCCTTTTGCGCGTGATCAACGTGCCCGCCCGCGGCATCGGTGCACGCACCATCGAAAACATTCAGACGGCCGCCGCCGAACAAGGTATCTCATTGTGGCAGGCCGCCTGCGGCATGGGCGCAAAAGCTGCCAAAGTCGCCGCTTTCGTGCGCCTGATTGAAGGCTTGGGCACCCAGGCCGCCGTTTCTTCGCTGCAAGAAATGATGCTCGCCGTCACCCGCGATAGTGGGCTGGTCGAATACTACCAAACCCAAAAAGGCGACCATCAAGACCGTTTGGACAACTTGGATGAATTGGTCAACGCTGCCGTTGCCTTCAAACCCGAAGAGAGTGTGTTTGAAGTGTTGCCCGAAGGCGCACAGGCAAACCCGCTGTTTCCCATTCTCGCTTTTCTCAGCAGCGCCGCACTCGAATCCGGCGAAAACCAGGCCGGCGAAGGCGAAGAAGCCCTGCAATTGATGACCGTGCACGCCGCCAAAGGCTTGGAATTTGATGCCGTATTCCTCACCGGCATGGAAGAAGGGCTGTTCCCCAGCGAATACAGCCTGGCCGAACGCGGCGGCCTCGAAGAAGAACGCCGCCTGATGTATGTGGCCATCACCCGCGCCCGCCAACGCCTGTATATCAGCATGGCGCAACAACGCTTGCTGCACGGCCAAACCCATTTCGGCATCGTGTCGCGCTTTGTCGACGAAATTCCCGAAGTCGTATTGCATCGCTTATCGGCCAAAACCAAGCCGTTCAACAGCTTTACCGACGCTCCGAAAATCAAAACCCGCGTGGCGGAAAACTATGATTTGCCGCAAGACTATGCCGGCTTTCGCATCGGCCAAAACGTGC of the Uruburuella testudinis genome contains:
- a CDS encoding UvrD-helicase domain-containing protein, which codes for MNTSLLQGLNPEQLAAVTWPPQSALVLAGAGSGKTRVLTTRIAWLLQSGQAGVHSIMAVTFTNKAAKEMQTRLAAMIPVNVRSMWLGTFHGLCHRFLRMHHQDAGLPSAFQILDSGDQLALIKRMLKALNIAEEIIAPRSLQGFINAQKESGLRAEALHAPDPHTTKMVECYAEYDKICQREGVVDFAELMLRSYELLQRNEILRRHYQNRFNHILVDEFQDTNKLQYAWLKLMAGDNAAVFAVGDDDQSIYRFRGAHVGNMSALMHEFDIEAPIKLEQNYRSVGNILMAANAVIEHNAERLGKNLRTDAADGDKIRFIAAPTDFEEAQFVIDEAKSLQREGRTFSQMAVLYRSNAQSRVLEQALFRAGVPYKIYGGLRFYERQEIKHALAYLRLAVNPDDDNALLRVINVPARGIGARTIENIQTAAAEQGISLWQAACGMGAKAAKVAAFVRLIEGLGTQAAVSSLQEMMLAVTRDSGLVEYYQTQKGDHQDRLDNLDELVNAAVAFKPEESVFEVLPEGAQANPLFPILAFLSSAALESGENQAGEGEEALQLMTVHAAKGLEFDAVFLTGMEEGLFPSEYSLAERGGLEEERRLMYVAITRARQRLYISMAQQRLLHGQTHFGIVSRFVDEIPEVVLHRLSAKTKPFNSFTDAPKIKTRVAENYDLPQDYAGFRIGQNVRHAKFGTGVIIEAVNKGESARLTINFGQHGVKELDTAYAKLEAV